In Pectinophora gossypiella chromosome 5, ilPecGoss1.1, whole genome shotgun sequence, a genomic segment contains:
- the LOC126366968 gene encoding ubiquitin carboxyl-terminal hydrolase isozyme L3-like: MSIVALPMESNPETMNKYLHKLGVSDTWRMVDVMGLDPDALAWVPRPVLAVVLLFPLSEAYEQHRNQQETDLVKKGEQAPKDVFHLKQVLSNVCGNIALVHSVANNITNIELKSDGLLKKYLDDAKDLDAAAKGVLLENSTAILEAYKEIVRSGSGQGANEEEPVNNHFVTFIHKDGQLFELDGRKSFPINHGPTTPDSLLEDAANICRQFIDREPDNIGFNVVALVQSP, from the coding sequence ATGTCTATCGTCGCTCTGCCAATGGAGTCCAACCCTGAAACTATGAACAAGTACCTGCATAAATTGGGTGTCTCGGATACTTGGCGAATGGTGGACGTCATGGGTCTCGATCCCGACGCTCTAGCCTGGGTGCCAAGACCAGTCCTAGCAGTTGTGCTGCTCTTCCCACTCTCCGAAGCCTACGAACAACATAGAAATCAACAAGAGACTGATCTCGTGAAGAAAGGAGAACAAGCCCCCAAAGATGTCTTCCATCTCAAACAAGTCCTCAGCAACGTCTGCGGCAACATAGCTCTGGTCCACAGCGTCGCTAACAATATCACCAACATCGAACTGAAATCGGACGGTTTGCTAAAGAAGTACTTAGACGACGCTAAAGACCTCGACGCCGCAGCCAAAGGAGTATTGCTGGAGAATTCAACTGCCATCCTAGAAGCGTACAAGGAGATAGTTCGTTCTGGAAGCGGTCAGGGTGCGAATGAAGAGGAGCCAGTCAATAACCACTTTGTCACGTTCATCCATAAAGACGGCCAGTTGTTCGAGCTGGACGGGCGCAAGTCGTTCCCCATCAACCACGGGCCCACCACGCCCGACAGCCTGCTCGAGGACGCTGCCAACATCTGTCGCCAGTTTATCGATAGAGAACCCGACAACATTGGCTTCAATGTCGTAGCACTAGTACAGTCTCCGTAG